In one Musa acuminata AAA Group cultivar baxijiao chromosome BXJ2-5, Cavendish_Baxijiao_AAA, whole genome shotgun sequence genomic region, the following are encoded:
- the LOC103984969 gene encoding small ribosomal subunit protein uS12 has product MGKTRGMGAGRKLKTHRRRQRWADKAYKKSHLGNEWKKPFAGSSHAKGIVLEKIGIEAKQPNSAIRKCARVQLIKNGKKIAAFVPNDGCLNFIEENDEVLIAGFGRKGHAVGDIPGVRFKVVKVSGVSLLALFKEKKEKPRS; this is encoded by the exons ATGGG GAAGACTCGTGGTATGGGAGCTGGGCGCAAGCTCAAAACTCACAGGAGGAGGCAGAGATGGGCAGACAAGGCATACAAGAAAAGTCATCTCGGCAACGAGTGGAAGAAGCCCTTTGCTGGTTCTTCGCATGCCAAGGGTATTGTTCTTGAGAAGAT AGGCATTGAAGCCAAGCAGCCCAACTCCGCTATCCGAAAGTGTGCTAGAGTCCAGCTGATAAAGAATGGGAAGAAAATTGCAGCCTTTGTTCCTAATGATGGTTGCTTGAATTTTATAGAAGAAAAT GATGAAGTCTTGATTGCTGGATTTGGAAGGAAGGGCCATGCCGTGGGTGACATTCCTGGAGTAAGGTTTAAGGTTGTGAAGGTTTCTGGTGTGTCCCTGTTGGCCCTATTcaaggaaaagaaggagaagCCTCGGTCTTAA
- the LOC135612467 gene encoding photosystem I reaction center subunit II, chloroplastic-like produces the protein MAMSTQTSLFTPPTTIPFSKPAAPPALLPWKQTPGARQLRGASLRVSATEEKKTAAPEAPEAPAGFTPPQLDPNTPSPIFGGSTGGLLRKAQVEEFYVITWDSPKEQVFEMPTGGAAIMRQGPNLLKLARKEQCLALGTRLRSKYKIKYQFYRVFPNGEVQYLHPKDGVYPEKVNPGRQGVGQNMRSIGKNVSPIEVKFTGKQVYDL, from the coding sequence ATGGCTATGTCAACACAAACCTCCCTTTTCACCCCTCCCACCACCATCCCGTTCTCCAAGCCCGCCGCTCCCCCCGCACTCCTCCCGTGGAAGCAAACCCCCGGGGCGAGGCAGCTCCGCGGCGCCAGCCTGCGGGTGTCGGCCACCGAGGAGAAGAAGACGGCGGCGCCTGAGGCTCCCGAGGCCCCTGCCGGCTTCACCCCGCCTCAGCTGGACCCCAACACCCCCTCCCCCATCTTCGGCGGCAGCACGGGCGGGCTTCTCCGCAAGGCGCAGGTGGAGGAGTTCTACGTCATCACCTGGGACTCCCCCAAGGAGCAGGTGTTCGAGATGCCCACCGGCGGCGCCGCCATCATGCGTCAGGGGCCCAACCTGCTGAAGCTGGCACGCAAGGAGCAGTGCCTGGCGCTCGGCACCCGGCTGCGTTCCAAGTACAAGATCAAGTACCAGTTCTACCGGGTGTTCCCCAACGGCGAGGTGCAGTACCTCCACCCCAAAGACGGCGTCTACCCGGAGAAGGTCAACCCCGGCCGCCAAGGCGTCGGCCAGAACATGAGGTCCATCGGCAAGAACGTCAGCCCCATCGAGGTCAAGTTCACCGGCAAGCAAGTCTATGATCTGTGA